In the Acanthopagrus latus isolate v.2019 chromosome 23, fAcaLat1.1, whole genome shotgun sequence genome, one interval contains:
- the LOC119014268 gene encoding LOW QUALITY PROTEIN: THAP domain-containing protein 6-like (The sequence of the model RefSeq protein was modified relative to this genomic sequence to represent the inferred CDS: deleted 1 base in 1 codon), whose product MPQHCAAYSCSNRRTLLNRSRGITFHKFPKDKDVRKKWEVALRREGFTASDKSVLCSEHFKQGDFDRTGQIVQLRNGVIPSIFNFPVHLQIPEKCRTTATSRRAEESLFMAFQDAPETAPSHPQLQPNNDHGYALPASPTSLKARFTETLARVESLEREKKNAMAREKRAKITVKSLLWDLREKNLINDELKEKLEFY is encoded by the exons ATGCCGCAGCATTGCGCAGCTTATTCCTGCTCTAATCGCCGGACTTTATTGAACAGGAGTCGGGGGATTACttttcacaa GTTTCCCAAAGACAAAGATGTGAGGAAGAAGTGGGAAGTGGCACTGAGGAGGGAAGGATTCACTGCAAGTGATAAATCCGTGCTTTGCTCTGAACATTTTAAGCAGGGGGATTTTGATAGGACAGGTCAGATTGTCCAACTCAGAAATGGTGTTATTCCATCCATCTTCAACTTTCCTGTTCACCTCCAAATA CCGGAAAAGTGCAGGACTACCGCTACCTCCAGAAGAGCTGAAGAGAGCCTGTTCATGGCCTTTCAGGATGCCCCAGAAACTGCACCCTCACACCCACAACTTCAGCCtaataat GATCATGGCTATGCCTTGCCTGCCTCTCCTACCTCTCTTAAGGCCAGATTCACTGAAACCTTAGCAAGAGTGGAAAGTCTGGAGCGAGAGAAGAAGAATGCCATGGCCAGAGAAAAGAGGGCAAAGATCACAGTGAAGAGTCTTTTGTGGgatttgagggaa aaaaacctcattaatGATGAGCTCAAAGAGAAGCTGGAATTCTACTAA